A genomic region of Gossypium hirsutum isolate 1008001.06 chromosome D01, Gossypium_hirsutum_v2.1, whole genome shotgun sequence contains the following coding sequences:
- the LOC107922675 gene encoding protein translocase subunit SecA isoform X2, translating to MFRSLASCKDVENALAKFTWAKEVHKKIVKLKEEGKPMPKNFAEVQKLMGSTPLDLAKFNMVKSGEMSRNAPCPCGSKKRYKR from the exons ATGTTTAGATCATTGGCGAGCTGTAAAG ATGTTGAGAATGCGCTTGCGAAGTTCACATGGGCTAAAGAAGTTCATAAGAAGATAGTTAAGCTGAAAGAGGAAGGCAAACCAATGCCAAAGAACTTTGCTGAG GTGCAAAAGCTAATGGGTTCAACACCATTGGATCTTGCCAAGTTTAATATGGTAAAGAGTGGAGAAATGAGCCGTAATGCTCCTTGTCCATGTGGTTCCAAGAAGAGATACAAAAGGTAA
- the LOC107922675 gene encoding E3 ubiquitin-protein ligase MARCHF1 isoform X1 → MAISFVYLLIDNERSIGGIASHGSPTDTDPNEIDLEAGPADQIQCQICLETDGRDFIAPCKCKGTSKYVHRECLDHWRAVKVQKLMGSTPLDLAKFNMVKSGEMSRNAPCPCGSKKRYKR, encoded by the exons ATGGCTATTTCCTTTGTTTATTTGTTAATCGACAATGAGCGATCAATCGGAGGAATTGCCTCTCATGGCTCCCCCACCGACACTGACCCCAACGAGATCGACCTCGAGGCCGGTCCAGCCGATCAAATTCAGTGTCAAATTTGCCTCGAAACCGACG GTAGAGATTTTATTGCTCCTTGCAAGTGCAAAGGAACATCAAAATATGTACATCGGGAATGTTTAGATCATTGGCGAGCTGTAAAG GTGCAAAAGCTAATGGGTTCAACACCATTGGATCTTGCCAAGTTTAATATGGTAAAGAGTGGAGAAATGAGCCGTAATGCTCCTTGTCCATGTGGTTCCAAGAAGAGATACAAAAGGTAA